The Bradyrhizobium guangxiense genomic sequence GCGTTTCACGTGAAACAACGCGGACCGGGCGGGGACAGGCCGCGATCGCGACGGCCTGGAGCGGGTGAGGGCGCCGGTCGCCGATCCGATCCGACGCCGACCAAGCCGAAGACCGACAAGGCCAAAGCCAACGATCAGGCGTTGGATGCCGTCATTGCCGCCGACAAGATCGCGGCGCTCAAGCTGGCACCCGTTTCACATGAAACGGAAGCGCGGCTCGACCGCTACATCGCGCTGCTCAGGGAGTGGCAGGCCAAGACCAATCTGGTCGCGCCCTCGACCCTGCCGCACCTCTGGACCCGCCATATCGCCGACTCGCTCCAGCTGGTCGATCTCGCGCCGACCGCAAAACGCTGGGCCGATCTCGGCAGCGGCGGCGGCTTTCCCGGGGTCGTGCTCGCCTGCGCCATGGCCGGGACACCGGGCGCGAGCGTCCACCTCGTCGAACGAATCGCCAAGAAGGTCGCCTTTTTGCGCGAAGCGATCCGCGTCACCACATCTCCGGGAGTCGTACATCTCGCTGAGATCGGGGATAATGTGGATAGAATCACCGGCCCGGTCGATTGCGTCACCGCGCGTGCACTGGCTCCGCTACACCAACTTATCGGCTTTGCGGAGCCGCTGATGCGCCAGGGCGCAAAGGCGTTGTTTCTCAAGGGTCAAGATGTAGAGGCTGAATTGACCGAAGCCGCTAAATATTGGAATATTGCGCCTCAGCTCCACCAGAGCCGCACGGGTGACGGCTGGATCGTGGAGTTCAACGCCGCCGAGCGGCGCAGCTGAGGCGTTCAGGGGTTGAGTGGGGAAATTTCGATGACCGTGATCGACGAGCCGCAGCAAGACCAGACCGGCCAAGAGAAGGCTGAGGTCCCGCATGGCCATCCGCGCATCCTCGCGCTGGCGAATCAGAAGGGTGGTGTGGGAAAAACAACCACAGCGATCAATCTCGGCACGGCGCTCGCGGCCATCGGCGAGCGCGTCCTGATCGTCGATCTCGATCCCCAGGGCAACGCCTCGACCGGCCTCGGCATCGACCGCCGCAACCGCTCCTGCTCGACCTATGACGTGCTGGTCGGCGAAGCCGCCTTGCGTGAGGCGGTGGTGTCGACCGCGGTGCCGCGGCTGCACATCGCGCCCTCGACCATGGACCTCTCCGGCCTCGAGCTCGAGCTCGGCACCACGCCCGGCCGCGCCTTCAAGCTGCGCGACGCCATCGGCGCGCTCAACAACAACGTCTCGCCGGATGCCGACTACACCTATGTGCTGATCGACTGCCCGCCCTCGCTCAACCTGCTCACGGTGAACGCGATGGCCGCCTCCGATGCGATCCTGGTGCCGTTGCAGTGCGAGTTCTTCGCGCTCGAAGGTCTGTCGCAATTGCTGCAGACGGTGGAGCAGGTGCGCTCGACGCTCAATCCGAACCTGTCGATCCACGGCATCGTGCTGACCATGTTCGACTCGCGCAACAACCTCTCGAACCAGGTCGTCGCCGACGTTCGGCAATTCATGGGCGAGAAGGTCTACAAGACCATGATCCCGCGCAACGTGCGCATCTCGGAGGCGCCGTCCTACGGCAAGCCGGTGCTGGTCTACGATCTCAAATGCGTCGGCAGCGAAGCGTATTTGCGGCTCGCTACCGAAGTGATCCAGCGCGAGCGCGAGTTGCGCACGACGCATTGAATCCGGAATCCCGAGATTTGAAATTGAACAACGTCGAGATCCCGGGTTCGCGCTTCGCGCGCCCCGGAAGGACGAAAACAGAGTAGCAGGAGCGTTCGAGTTGAATCCAAGGGAGCTGGCGATGGCCGACGAAGCGCGTTCGCGACTGGGCCGGGGTCTTGCAAGTCTGATCGGTGACGTCGGCGGCGAGGCCCAGCATGTCGATCGTCCGCGCGCACAGCGCAAGGTGCCGATCGAATTCATCAAGGCCAATCCGCGCAATCCGCGCCGCACCTTTTCGGACGCCGAGCTGAAGGAGCTTAGCGAGTCCATCAAGCAGCACGGCGTGATCCAGCCGATCGTGGTGCGCCCGGTGAAGGGCGCGCAGGACCGCTTCGAGATCATCGCCGGCGAACGGCGCTGGCGCGCCTCGCAAATGGCCGGCCTGCACGAGGTGCCGATCGTCCCCGTCGACATCAGCGACAGCGATGCGCTGGAGTTCGCGATCGTCGAGAACGTGCAGCGCGAAGACCTCAACCCGATGGAGGAGGCGCAGGGCTATCACGCGCTTGCCAACGAGTTCAAACGCAGCCAGGACGACATCGCAAGGGTCGTCGGCAAGAGCCGCAGCCACGTCGCCAACATGATGCGGCTGACGAAACTGCCGGCCGAGGTGCAGGCCTTCATCGCGACCGGCGAGCTGACCGCCGGTCACGCCCGCGCACTGATCGGCGTGCCGGATCCGCTCGCGGCCGCCAAGCGCATCGTCGCGGAAGGCCTCAACGTCCGCCAGGCCGAGGCGCTGGCGCATGAGGAGGGCGTGCGGGAGCGAAAGCCGCAAAAGGCGCGTGCCAGCGGGGGCAAGGAAAAGGACCCCGACACGATCGATCTCGAAAAGCGCGTCAGCGATGCGCTCGGCCTGAAGGTCACCGTCAATCACCGCGACCCCGGCGGCTCGGTGCAGATCAACTACCGCAACCTCGATCAGCTCGACGAGGTGATGAAGCGGCTGGCCAAGGGCGTGCTGTAGGCCGTCCTTGTCCTTCCGGCGCGCCTGAAAATCTCGCGCAACACAATCACGCTTTCTCCCTCACCCTGAGGAGCCGCCAAGCGGCGTCTCGAAGGGCGAGGGCCACAGGCGGGCCAGCATCCTTCGAGACGCGCGCAAGAGCGCGCTCCTCAGGATGAGGAACTGACGCCGTCATTGTAAAGCGCATCTGTCTCCACATCGTCATTGCGAGCGTAGCGAAGCAATCCAGAATCTTTCCGCGAAGGGACTCTGGATTGCTTCGCTTCGCTCGTAGTGACGGGGACAGCGTGAAGGCTTCAATTAGCCCCGCCGCTTCGCATTCGCCGCGATCGCCATCAGCGTGCGCTGGGCGATGGCGGCGGCCAGGGTCGATTGCTTGCGTGTCTCAAGCGCGGCGGTCGCGAGCTGCTCGATCACGGCAGCGAGCCGCGTCACGCTGAAATTGCGCAGCGCCGTTTCCACTGCGGGCTTGCGTGAGAAATGCAGGCGCGGAAAGCCGCCATCGAGCACGGCGGAGGCCGGCGTGCCCTCGGCGATTGCCAGCGCGGATTTGTGCAGCCACGCCGCCTGGCGCTGCGCGGCTGAGATGATCACGCCGGGGTAGGTGCCGGCGGTCATGGCCTTGGCGAATTCGATCTCGACGATGTCGGGCCGCCCGGCAAAGGCGCCGTCAACGATCGGGTCGAGCTTCAGCTCGGAGGCGTCCGCGACTACCGCCATCACGTCGTCCAGCGTCACCTCGCCTTTGCCGTGAGCGTAGAGCGTCAACTTGCGCAGCTCGTTGCGCGAGGCCTGGCGGTCACCGCCGAGGAACGACATCAGCGCCGCGCGGGCGTCCTGCGCGATGCGCAGGTTGGAGATACGCAGTTCCTCGTCCATCAGCTTGGCGAGGTCGCGCTCGGTATCGGGATAGCAGCCGATTGCCACCGCGGTCTTGGCGCGTTCGCAGGCCTTGCGCAGCGGCGATTCCGGGCGCAGCTCGCCGGCCTCGATCACGATGCGGCAATCCCTGACGTTCATCTCGGCCAGCGTGTCGATGCCGGCGGCAAAGCTGCGCGAGCCGGCGCGAACGCGAATGGCGCGGCGGCCGCCGAACAGCGGCACGGTCATGGCCTCGTCGACGAGGCGCGAGGGCTCGCCGGAGAGCTCGTCGCCGTCGAGCTTGACCAGCGAGAACGGATCGTTGGGATCATCGACGGCGGATGCGATCAGCGCATCGGCGCGCTCGCGCACGAGGCCGGCGTCCGGACCGTAGAGCAGGATGATCGGGCGACCCGCATCGGGGCGGGCGAGGAAGGCGTCGATTTCTTTTCCGCGCAGCGCGACCATGTTGCCCCAACGGCGTCATTCCGGGGCGGCTCGAAGAGCCGAACTACGGCGCGCAACTG encodes the following:
- the rsmG gene encoding 16S rRNA (guanine(527)-N(7))-methyltransferase RsmG, which translates into the protein MKQRGPGGDRPRSRRPGAGEGAGRRSDPTPTKPKTDKAKANDQALDAVIAADKIAALKLAPVSHETEARLDRYIALLREWQAKTNLVAPSTLPHLWTRHIADSLQLVDLAPTAKRWADLGSGGGFPGVVLACAMAGTPGASVHLVERIAKKVAFLREAIRVTTSPGVVHLAEIGDNVDRITGPVDCVTARALAPLHQLIGFAEPLMRQGAKALFLKGQDVEAELTEAAKYWNIAPQLHQSRTGDGWIVEFNAAERRS
- a CDS encoding ParA family protein, with product MTVIDEPQQDQTGQEKAEVPHGHPRILALANQKGGVGKTTTAINLGTALAAIGERVLIVDLDPQGNASTGLGIDRRNRSCSTYDVLVGEAALREAVVSTAVPRLHIAPSTMDLSGLELELGTTPGRAFKLRDAIGALNNNVSPDADYTYVLIDCPPSLNLLTVNAMAASDAILVPLQCEFFALEGLSQLLQTVEQVRSTLNPNLSIHGIVLTMFDSRNNLSNQVVADVRQFMGEKVYKTMIPRNVRISEAPSYGKPVLVYDLKCVGSEAYLRLATEVIQRERELRTTH
- a CDS encoding ParB/RepB/Spo0J family partition protein — encoded protein: MADEARSRLGRGLASLIGDVGGEAQHVDRPRAQRKVPIEFIKANPRNPRRTFSDAELKELSESIKQHGVIQPIVVRPVKGAQDRFEIIAGERRWRASQMAGLHEVPIVPVDISDSDALEFAIVENVQREDLNPMEEAQGYHALANEFKRSQDDIARVVGKSRSHVANMMRLTKLPAEVQAFIATGELTAGHARALIGVPDPLAAAKRIVAEGLNVRQAEALAHEEGVRERKPQKARASGGKEKDPDTIDLEKRVSDALGLKVTVNHRDPGGSVQINYRNLDQLDEVMKRLAKGVL
- the holA gene encoding DNA polymerase III subunit delta — translated: MVALRGKEIDAFLARPDAGRPIILLYGPDAGLVRERADALIASAVDDPNDPFSLVKLDGDELSGEPSRLVDEAMTVPLFGGRRAIRVRAGSRSFAAGIDTLAEMNVRDCRIVIEAGELRPESPLRKACERAKTAVAIGCYPDTERDLAKLMDEELRISNLRIAQDARAALMSFLGGDRQASRNELRKLTLYAHGKGEVTLDDVMAVVADASELKLDPIVDGAFAGRPDIVEIEFAKAMTAGTYPGVIISAAQRQAAWLHKSALAIAEGTPASAVLDGGFPRLHFSRKPAVETALRNFSVTRLAAVIEQLATAALETRKQSTLAAAIAQRTLMAIAANAKRRG